From a single Balearica regulorum gibbericeps isolate bBalReg1 chromosome 11, bBalReg1.pri, whole genome shotgun sequence genomic region:
- the LOC104639302 gene encoding UAP56-interacting factor isoform X7 encodes MEAAGPQPEPGPAAGPQPGAEEIDMSLDDIIKRHRKEQADASTMGDRRRQQVKNRNSAYGYGRPRFRTWMQRNLQGPNRFRRGFGQQQYNRRQFRNMVPGPRRRAAAALNGVSPLNRQASSQEGNKNNEAFTKSSNSRQLEGRQQPPPGPKKFRAAATSTHAPGRSRPFLLNRGPAFQQKRMMQQWFSKANFQRGMDANGEGKPPRMRRWQVKPSPGAVLTVSVANPQAGQTGMPGSKRPFLRSQRPPPRSTKPQPKGVLLRFNFRAMANQTSLTLDERFSGLRNKRRFSAARSAGRTVTMP; translated from the exons AtggaggcggcggggccgcaGCCGGAGccgggccccgcggcggggccgcaGCCGGGAGCCGAGGAGATTGACATGTCCCTGG ATGACATCATAAAACGCCACAGGAAAGAGCAGGCAGATGCCAGCACCATGGGGGACAGGCGAAGGCAGCAGGTCAAGAACAGGAATTCGGCGTATGGGTACGGGCGGCCCCGTTTCCGCACCTGGATGCAGAGGAATTTGCAAG GACCTAACCGTTTTAGAAGAGGGTTTGGACAACAACAGTACAATCGGAGACAATTCAGGAATATGGTGCCTGGTCCCAGGAGAAGAGCAGCTGCCGCATTAAATGGAGTGAGCCCTTTAAATCGCCAGGCATCATCTCAAGAG GGCAACAAGAACAACGAGGCTTTCAccaaaagcagcaacagcaggcagctggagggACGGCAACAGCCACCCCCAGGCCCCAAGAAATTCCGAGCAGCTGCTACCAGCACCCATGCCCCAGGGAGAag CAGGCCTTTCCTGCTAAACAGGGGACCAGCCTTCCAGCAGAAGCGGATGATGCAGCAGTGGTTCTCCAAAGCCAACTTTCAGAGAGGG ATGGATGCTAACGGAGAAGGGAAACCACCAAGGATGAGAAG GTGGCAAGTGAAACCCAGCCCCGGAGCAGTTCTGACAGTTTCTGTGGCTAATCCCCAGGCAGGCCAGACTGGCAT GCCCGGATCCAAGCGCCCGTTCCTGCGAAGCCAGAGGCCCCCACCACGGTCCACCAAGCCCCAGCCCAAGGGGGTGCTGCTGAGATTCAATTTCCGTGCGATGGCCAACCAG ACCAGCCTGACGCTGGATGAGAGGTTCTCTGGTCTGAGGAATAAGAGGCGCTTTTCAGCAGCCAGGAGCGCCGGCCGGACAGTCACCATGCCTTAG
- the LOC104639302 gene encoding UAP56-interacting factor isoform X3 produces MEAAGPQPEPGPAAGPQPGAEEIDMSLDDIIKRHRKEQADASTMGDRRRQQVKNRNSAYGYGRPRFRTWMQRNLQGPNRFRRGFGQQQYNRRQFRNMVPGPRRRAAAALNGVSPLNRQASSQEGNKNNEAFTKSSNSRQLEGRQQPPPGPKKFRAAATSTHAPGRSRPFLLNRGPAFQQKRMMQQWFSKANFQRGMDANGEGKPPRMRRWQVKPSPGAVLTVSVANPQAGQTGMPGSKRPFLRSQRPPPRSTKPQPKGVLLRFNFRAMANQVEDCRRDRRCLAPCSSPATKLLMSRSGFWVCQLGLSSITQEESPVAVLARLLTKLKASEKTSATTDSAQFSLPLLACPCACSEWGDAACEQSWLGGDCSTVGAPHFSETHSTSGLCSLFALVTSVPCFMLKYGPRVPRAGQKSRSTFFIAGVSCLDGLILLDALCSNAICLLLFLLIPGVLGLGAAWMFSSLTQSVKLLVSMC; encoded by the exons AtggaggcggcggggccgcaGCCGGAGccgggccccgcggcggggccgcaGCCGGGAGCCGAGGAGATTGACATGTCCCTGG ATGACATCATAAAACGCCACAGGAAAGAGCAGGCAGATGCCAGCACCATGGGGGACAGGCGAAGGCAGCAGGTCAAGAACAGGAATTCGGCGTATGGGTACGGGCGGCCCCGTTTCCGCACCTGGATGCAGAGGAATTTGCAAG GACCTAACCGTTTTAGAAGAGGGTTTGGACAACAACAGTACAATCGGAGACAATTCAGGAATATGGTGCCTGGTCCCAGGAGAAGAGCAGCTGCCGCATTAAATGGAGTGAGCCCTTTAAATCGCCAGGCATCATCTCAAGAG GGCAACAAGAACAACGAGGCTTTCAccaaaagcagcaacagcaggcagctggagggACGGCAACAGCCACCCCCAGGCCCCAAGAAATTCCGAGCAGCTGCTACCAGCACCCATGCCCCAGGGAGAag CAGGCCTTTCCTGCTAAACAGGGGACCAGCCTTCCAGCAGAAGCGGATGATGCAGCAGTGGTTCTCCAAAGCCAACTTTCAGAGAGGG ATGGATGCTAACGGAGAAGGGAAACCACCAAGGATGAGAAG GTGGCAAGTGAAACCCAGCCCCGGAGCAGTTCTGACAGTTTCTGTGGCTAATCCCCAGGCAGGCCAGACTGGCAT GCCCGGATCCAAGCGCCCGTTCCTGCGAAGCCAGAGGCCCCCACCACGGTCCACCAAGCCCCAGCCCAAGGGGGTGCTGCTGAGATTCAATTTCCGTGCGATGGCCAACCAGGTAGAGGATTGTCGACGGGACAGGCGGTGCCTtgcaccctgcagcagccctgccacTAAGCTGTTAATGTCACGCTCAGGTTTTTGGGTCTGCCAGTTGGGTTTATCTAGCATAACCCAGGAGGAAAGTCCTGTAGCCGTGTTGGCTAGGTTGCTAACAAAACTGAAGGCATCTGAGAAGACTTCAGCAACTACAGACTCAGCCCAATTTTCCCTGCCCCTCTTGGCCTGTCCGTGTGCTTGCTCAGAGTGGGGAGATGCTGCTTGTGAGCAGTCCTGGCTGGGAGGGGACTGCTCCACTGTTGGTGCTCCCCACTTCTCAGAGACACACAGCACTTCTGGGCTTTGCTCTCTCTTTGCTCTGGTGACCTCAGTGCCATGTTTTATGCTGAAGTATGGTCCAAGAGTCCCCAGGGCAGGTCAGAAATCCCGCTCCACCTTCTTCATTGCCGGCGTTTCTTGTCTGGATGGTTTGATTTTACTTGATGCCTTATGCTCAAATGCCATCTGCTTGCTCCTGTTCCTGCTGATACCTGGTGTCttggggctgggtgctgcttGGATGTTTTCCAGCCTCACACAGTCTGTCAAGCTCCTTGTCTCCATGTGCTGA
- the LOC104639302 gene encoding UAP56-interacting factor isoform X1: protein MEAAGPQPEPGPAAGPQPGAEEIDMSLDDIIKRHRKEQADASTMGDRRRQQVKNRNSAYGYGRPRFRTWMQRNLQGPNRFRRGFGQQQYNRRQFRNMVPGPRRRAAAALNGVSPLNRQASSQEGNKNNEAFTKSSNSRQLEGRQQPPPGPKKFRAAATSTHAPGRSRPFLLNRGPAFQQKRMMQQWFSKANFQRGQMDANGEGKPPRMRRWQVKPSPGAVLTVSVANPQAGQTGMPGSKRPFLRSQRPPPRSTKPQPKGVLLRFNFRAMANQVEDCRRDRRCLAPCSSPATKLLMSRSGFWVCQLGLSSITQEESPVAVLARLLTKLKASEKTSATTDSAQFSLPLLACPCACSEWGDAACEQSWLGGDCSTVGAPHFSETHSTSGLCSLFALVTSVPCFMLKYGPRVPRAGQKSRSTFFIAGVSCLDGLILLDALCSNAICLLLFLLIPGVLGLGAAWMFSSLTQSVKLLVSMC, encoded by the exons AtggaggcggcggggccgcaGCCGGAGccgggccccgcggcggggccgcaGCCGGGAGCCGAGGAGATTGACATGTCCCTGG ATGACATCATAAAACGCCACAGGAAAGAGCAGGCAGATGCCAGCACCATGGGGGACAGGCGAAGGCAGCAGGTCAAGAACAGGAATTCGGCGTATGGGTACGGGCGGCCCCGTTTCCGCACCTGGATGCAGAGGAATTTGCAAG GACCTAACCGTTTTAGAAGAGGGTTTGGACAACAACAGTACAATCGGAGACAATTCAGGAATATGGTGCCTGGTCCCAGGAGAAGAGCAGCTGCCGCATTAAATGGAGTGAGCCCTTTAAATCGCCAGGCATCATCTCAAGAG GGCAACAAGAACAACGAGGCTTTCAccaaaagcagcaacagcaggcagctggagggACGGCAACAGCCACCCCCAGGCCCCAAGAAATTCCGAGCAGCTGCTACCAGCACCCATGCCCCAGGGAGAag CAGGCCTTTCCTGCTAAACAGGGGACCAGCCTTCCAGCAGAAGCGGATGATGCAGCAGTGGTTCTCCAAAGCCAACTTTCAGAGAGGG CAGATGGATGCTAACGGAGAAGGGAAACCACCAAGGATGAGAAG GTGGCAAGTGAAACCCAGCCCCGGAGCAGTTCTGACAGTTTCTGTGGCTAATCCCCAGGCAGGCCAGACTGGCAT GCCCGGATCCAAGCGCCCGTTCCTGCGAAGCCAGAGGCCCCCACCACGGTCCACCAAGCCCCAGCCCAAGGGGGTGCTGCTGAGATTCAATTTCCGTGCGATGGCCAACCAGGTAGAGGATTGTCGACGGGACAGGCGGTGCCTtgcaccctgcagcagccctgccacTAAGCTGTTAATGTCACGCTCAGGTTTTTGGGTCTGCCAGTTGGGTTTATCTAGCATAACCCAGGAGGAAAGTCCTGTAGCCGTGTTGGCTAGGTTGCTAACAAAACTGAAGGCATCTGAGAAGACTTCAGCAACTACAGACTCAGCCCAATTTTCCCTGCCCCTCTTGGCCTGTCCGTGTGCTTGCTCAGAGTGGGGAGATGCTGCTTGTGAGCAGTCCTGGCTGGGAGGGGACTGCTCCACTGTTGGTGCTCCCCACTTCTCAGAGACACACAGCACTTCTGGGCTTTGCTCTCTCTTTGCTCTGGTGACCTCAGTGCCATGTTTTATGCTGAAGTATGGTCCAAGAGTCCCCAGGGCAGGTCAGAAATCCCGCTCCACCTTCTTCATTGCCGGCGTTTCTTGTCTGGATGGTTTGATTTTACTTGATGCCTTATGCTCAAATGCCATCTGCTTGCTCCTGTTCCTGCTGATACCTGGTGTCttggggctgggtgctgcttGGATGTTTTCCAGCCTCACACAGTCTGTCAAGCTCCTTGTCTCCATGTGCTGA
- the LOC104639302 gene encoding UAP56-interacting factor isoform X4, with translation MEAAGPQPEPGPAAGPQPGAEEIDMSLDDIIKRHRKEQADASTMGDRRRQQVKNRNSAYGYGRPRFRTWMQRNLQGPNRFRRGFGQQQYNRRQFRNMVPGPRRRAAAALNGVSPLNRQASSQEGNKNNEAFTKSSNSRQLEGRQQPPPGPKKFRAAATSTHAPGRRPFLLNRGPAFQQKRMMQQWFSKANFQRGMDANGEGKPPRMRRWQVKPSPGAVLTVSVANPQAGQTGMPGSKRPFLRSQRPPPRSTKPQPKGVLLRFNFRAMANQVEDCRRDRRCLAPCSSPATKLLMSRSGFWVCQLGLSSITQEESPVAVLARLLTKLKASEKTSATTDSAQFSLPLLACPCACSEWGDAACEQSWLGGDCSTVGAPHFSETHSTSGLCSLFALVTSVPCFMLKYGPRVPRAGQKSRSTFFIAGVSCLDGLILLDALCSNAICLLLFLLIPGVLGLGAAWMFSSLTQSVKLLVSMC, from the exons AtggaggcggcggggccgcaGCCGGAGccgggccccgcggcggggccgcaGCCGGGAGCCGAGGAGATTGACATGTCCCTGG ATGACATCATAAAACGCCACAGGAAAGAGCAGGCAGATGCCAGCACCATGGGGGACAGGCGAAGGCAGCAGGTCAAGAACAGGAATTCGGCGTATGGGTACGGGCGGCCCCGTTTCCGCACCTGGATGCAGAGGAATTTGCAAG GACCTAACCGTTTTAGAAGAGGGTTTGGACAACAACAGTACAATCGGAGACAATTCAGGAATATGGTGCCTGGTCCCAGGAGAAGAGCAGCTGCCGCATTAAATGGAGTGAGCCCTTTAAATCGCCAGGCATCATCTCAAGAG GGCAACAAGAACAACGAGGCTTTCAccaaaagcagcaacagcaggcagctggagggACGGCAACAGCCACCCCCAGGCCCCAAGAAATTCCGAGCAGCTGCTACCAGCACCCATGCCCCAGGGAGAag GCCTTTCCTGCTAAACAGGGGACCAGCCTTCCAGCAGAAGCGGATGATGCAGCAGTGGTTCTCCAAAGCCAACTTTCAGAGAGGG ATGGATGCTAACGGAGAAGGGAAACCACCAAGGATGAGAAG GTGGCAAGTGAAACCCAGCCCCGGAGCAGTTCTGACAGTTTCTGTGGCTAATCCCCAGGCAGGCCAGACTGGCAT GCCCGGATCCAAGCGCCCGTTCCTGCGAAGCCAGAGGCCCCCACCACGGTCCACCAAGCCCCAGCCCAAGGGGGTGCTGCTGAGATTCAATTTCCGTGCGATGGCCAACCAGGTAGAGGATTGTCGACGGGACAGGCGGTGCCTtgcaccctgcagcagccctgccacTAAGCTGTTAATGTCACGCTCAGGTTTTTGGGTCTGCCAGTTGGGTTTATCTAGCATAACCCAGGAGGAAAGTCCTGTAGCCGTGTTGGCTAGGTTGCTAACAAAACTGAAGGCATCTGAGAAGACTTCAGCAACTACAGACTCAGCCCAATTTTCCCTGCCCCTCTTGGCCTGTCCGTGTGCTTGCTCAGAGTGGGGAGATGCTGCTTGTGAGCAGTCCTGGCTGGGAGGGGACTGCTCCACTGTTGGTGCTCCCCACTTCTCAGAGACACACAGCACTTCTGGGCTTTGCTCTCTCTTTGCTCTGGTGACCTCAGTGCCATGTTTTATGCTGAAGTATGGTCCAAGAGTCCCCAGGGCAGGTCAGAAATCCCGCTCCACCTTCTTCATTGCCGGCGTTTCTTGTCTGGATGGTTTGATTTTACTTGATGCCTTATGCTCAAATGCCATCTGCTTGCTCCTGTTCCTGCTGATACCTGGTGTCttggggctgggtgctgcttGGATGTTTTCCAGCCTCACACAGTCTGTCAAGCTCCTTGTCTCCATGTGCTGA
- the LOC104639302 gene encoding UAP56-interacting factor isoform X5, translated as MEAAGPQPEPGPAAGPQPGAEEIDMSLDDIIKRHRKEQADASTMGDRRRQQVKNRNSAYGYGRPRFRTWMQRNLQGPNRFRRGFGQQQYNRRQFRNMVPGPRRRAAAALNGVSPLNRQASSQEGNKNNEAFTKSSNSRQLEGRQQPPPGPKKFRAAATSTHAPGRSRPFLLNRGPAFQQKRMMQQWFSKANFQRGQMDANGEGKPPRMRRWQVKPSPGAVLTVSVANPQAGQTGMPGSKRPFLRSQRPPPRSTKPQPKGVLLRFNFRAMANQTSLTLDERFSGLRNKRRFSAARSAGRTVTMP; from the exons AtggaggcggcggggccgcaGCCGGAGccgggccccgcggcggggccgcaGCCGGGAGCCGAGGAGATTGACATGTCCCTGG ATGACATCATAAAACGCCACAGGAAAGAGCAGGCAGATGCCAGCACCATGGGGGACAGGCGAAGGCAGCAGGTCAAGAACAGGAATTCGGCGTATGGGTACGGGCGGCCCCGTTTCCGCACCTGGATGCAGAGGAATTTGCAAG GACCTAACCGTTTTAGAAGAGGGTTTGGACAACAACAGTACAATCGGAGACAATTCAGGAATATGGTGCCTGGTCCCAGGAGAAGAGCAGCTGCCGCATTAAATGGAGTGAGCCCTTTAAATCGCCAGGCATCATCTCAAGAG GGCAACAAGAACAACGAGGCTTTCAccaaaagcagcaacagcaggcagctggagggACGGCAACAGCCACCCCCAGGCCCCAAGAAATTCCGAGCAGCTGCTACCAGCACCCATGCCCCAGGGAGAag CAGGCCTTTCCTGCTAAACAGGGGACCAGCCTTCCAGCAGAAGCGGATGATGCAGCAGTGGTTCTCCAAAGCCAACTTTCAGAGAGGG CAGATGGATGCTAACGGAGAAGGGAAACCACCAAGGATGAGAAG GTGGCAAGTGAAACCCAGCCCCGGAGCAGTTCTGACAGTTTCTGTGGCTAATCCCCAGGCAGGCCAGACTGGCAT GCCCGGATCCAAGCGCCCGTTCCTGCGAAGCCAGAGGCCCCCACCACGGTCCACCAAGCCCCAGCCCAAGGGGGTGCTGCTGAGATTCAATTTCCGTGCGATGGCCAACCAG ACCAGCCTGACGCTGGATGAGAGGTTCTCTGGTCTGAGGAATAAGAGGCGCTTTTCAGCAGCCAGGAGCGCCGGCCGGACAGTCACCATGCCTTAG
- the LOC104639302 gene encoding UAP56-interacting factor isoform X6, producing the protein MEAAGPQPEPGPAAGPQPGAEEIDMSLDDIIKRHRKEQADASTMGDRRRQQVKNRNSAYGYGRPRFRTWMQRNLQGPNRFRRGFGQQQYNRRQFRNMVPGPRRRAAAALNGVSPLNRQASSQEGNKNNEAFTKSSNSRQLEGRQQPPPGPKKFRAAATSTHAPGRRPFLLNRGPAFQQKRMMQQWFSKANFQRGQMDANGEGKPPRMRRWQVKPSPGAVLTVSVANPQAGQTGMPGSKRPFLRSQRPPPRSTKPQPKGVLLRFNFRAMANQTSLTLDERFSGLRNKRRFSAARSAGRTVTMP; encoded by the exons AtggaggcggcggggccgcaGCCGGAGccgggccccgcggcggggccgcaGCCGGGAGCCGAGGAGATTGACATGTCCCTGG ATGACATCATAAAACGCCACAGGAAAGAGCAGGCAGATGCCAGCACCATGGGGGACAGGCGAAGGCAGCAGGTCAAGAACAGGAATTCGGCGTATGGGTACGGGCGGCCCCGTTTCCGCACCTGGATGCAGAGGAATTTGCAAG GACCTAACCGTTTTAGAAGAGGGTTTGGACAACAACAGTACAATCGGAGACAATTCAGGAATATGGTGCCTGGTCCCAGGAGAAGAGCAGCTGCCGCATTAAATGGAGTGAGCCCTTTAAATCGCCAGGCATCATCTCAAGAG GGCAACAAGAACAACGAGGCTTTCAccaaaagcagcaacagcaggcagctggagggACGGCAACAGCCACCCCCAGGCCCCAAGAAATTCCGAGCAGCTGCTACCAGCACCCATGCCCCAGGGAGAag GCCTTTCCTGCTAAACAGGGGACCAGCCTTCCAGCAGAAGCGGATGATGCAGCAGTGGTTCTCCAAAGCCAACTTTCAGAGAGGG CAGATGGATGCTAACGGAGAAGGGAAACCACCAAGGATGAGAAG GTGGCAAGTGAAACCCAGCCCCGGAGCAGTTCTGACAGTTTCTGTGGCTAATCCCCAGGCAGGCCAGACTGGCAT GCCCGGATCCAAGCGCCCGTTCCTGCGAAGCCAGAGGCCCCCACCACGGTCCACCAAGCCCCAGCCCAAGGGGGTGCTGCTGAGATTCAATTTCCGTGCGATGGCCAACCAG ACCAGCCTGACGCTGGATGAGAGGTTCTCTGGTCTGAGGAATAAGAGGCGCTTTTCAGCAGCCAGGAGCGCCGGCCGGACAGTCACCATGCCTTAG
- the LOC104639302 gene encoding UAP56-interacting factor isoform X2 — protein MEAAGPQPEPGPAAGPQPGAEEIDMSLDDIIKRHRKEQADASTMGDRRRQQVKNRNSAYGYGRPRFRTWMQRNLQGPNRFRRGFGQQQYNRRQFRNMVPGPRRRAAAALNGVSPLNRQASSQEGNKNNEAFTKSSNSRQLEGRQQPPPGPKKFRAAATSTHAPGRRPFLLNRGPAFQQKRMMQQWFSKANFQRGQMDANGEGKPPRMRRWQVKPSPGAVLTVSVANPQAGQTGMPGSKRPFLRSQRPPPRSTKPQPKGVLLRFNFRAMANQVEDCRRDRRCLAPCSSPATKLLMSRSGFWVCQLGLSSITQEESPVAVLARLLTKLKASEKTSATTDSAQFSLPLLACPCACSEWGDAACEQSWLGGDCSTVGAPHFSETHSTSGLCSLFALVTSVPCFMLKYGPRVPRAGQKSRSTFFIAGVSCLDGLILLDALCSNAICLLLFLLIPGVLGLGAAWMFSSLTQSVKLLVSMC, from the exons AtggaggcggcggggccgcaGCCGGAGccgggccccgcggcggggccgcaGCCGGGAGCCGAGGAGATTGACATGTCCCTGG ATGACATCATAAAACGCCACAGGAAAGAGCAGGCAGATGCCAGCACCATGGGGGACAGGCGAAGGCAGCAGGTCAAGAACAGGAATTCGGCGTATGGGTACGGGCGGCCCCGTTTCCGCACCTGGATGCAGAGGAATTTGCAAG GACCTAACCGTTTTAGAAGAGGGTTTGGACAACAACAGTACAATCGGAGACAATTCAGGAATATGGTGCCTGGTCCCAGGAGAAGAGCAGCTGCCGCATTAAATGGAGTGAGCCCTTTAAATCGCCAGGCATCATCTCAAGAG GGCAACAAGAACAACGAGGCTTTCAccaaaagcagcaacagcaggcagctggagggACGGCAACAGCCACCCCCAGGCCCCAAGAAATTCCGAGCAGCTGCTACCAGCACCCATGCCCCAGGGAGAag GCCTTTCCTGCTAAACAGGGGACCAGCCTTCCAGCAGAAGCGGATGATGCAGCAGTGGTTCTCCAAAGCCAACTTTCAGAGAGGG CAGATGGATGCTAACGGAGAAGGGAAACCACCAAGGATGAGAAG GTGGCAAGTGAAACCCAGCCCCGGAGCAGTTCTGACAGTTTCTGTGGCTAATCCCCAGGCAGGCCAGACTGGCAT GCCCGGATCCAAGCGCCCGTTCCTGCGAAGCCAGAGGCCCCCACCACGGTCCACCAAGCCCCAGCCCAAGGGGGTGCTGCTGAGATTCAATTTCCGTGCGATGGCCAACCAGGTAGAGGATTGTCGACGGGACAGGCGGTGCCTtgcaccctgcagcagccctgccacTAAGCTGTTAATGTCACGCTCAGGTTTTTGGGTCTGCCAGTTGGGTTTATCTAGCATAACCCAGGAGGAAAGTCCTGTAGCCGTGTTGGCTAGGTTGCTAACAAAACTGAAGGCATCTGAGAAGACTTCAGCAACTACAGACTCAGCCCAATTTTCCCTGCCCCTCTTGGCCTGTCCGTGTGCTTGCTCAGAGTGGGGAGATGCTGCTTGTGAGCAGTCCTGGCTGGGAGGGGACTGCTCCACTGTTGGTGCTCCCCACTTCTCAGAGACACACAGCACTTCTGGGCTTTGCTCTCTCTTTGCTCTGGTGACCTCAGTGCCATGTTTTATGCTGAAGTATGGTCCAAGAGTCCCCAGGGCAGGTCAGAAATCCCGCTCCACCTTCTTCATTGCCGGCGTTTCTTGTCTGGATGGTTTGATTTTACTTGATGCCTTATGCTCAAATGCCATCTGCTTGCTCCTGTTCCTGCTGATACCTGGTGTCttggggctgggtgctgcttGGATGTTTTCCAGCCTCACACAGTCTGTCAAGCTCCTTGTCTCCATGTGCTGA